The genome window GCCGCCGACAGCGCCTTCCTCAGGAGCTCGAGGTTCTGCTTATTGTCGTCGACGGCCAGGATGCGAAAAGATCGATTCGCCATGTCCTATTCCTTTCGCCGCCTCAATTCTCGGGAACCAGCTTGCGAATCATTTGCAGCAGCTCGCGCGGACTGTACGGCTTGGCCAGATAAGCGGACGCGCCGGCCTCCTTCGCTTTCTCGCTGTCGCCGCTGAGCGCGAACGAGGTGATGACGACGATCGGAACGTGAGCGGTCTTCGGGTCGGTGCGAATACGGCGCGTCGCGTCGAGCCCGGAAAGTTTGGGGAGCTGAATATCCATCAGAACCAGATCCGGGACTTCCCGGAGCGCCGTCGCCACCCCCTGCTCGCCGTCGACGGCTTCGATCAAGCGGTAAGAGGTACGGCTCAGGAGCTGCCGCACGATCTTCAGGTTGTACTCGTTGTCTTCCACGTACAGGATGGTTTTGCCGTTCATGATGATTTTCCTCCGTCCAGACGCAACGGGATCTCAAAGAAGAACGTCGAGCCCTTTCCCAGTTCGCTCTCGACCCAGATGCGCCCCTCGTGCATTTCGACGAATTTCTTGGTGATGCTCAGTCCCAGTCCGGTTCCGCCGAACTCGCGCGTGATGGCGGCGTCCACTTGCCGGAACTCCCCAAAGACATTTTCGAGCTGGTCCTGGGGAATTCCGATCCCCGTGTCCGAGACTCGATAGCGCAACCGGTCCCCTCTCTGCTCGGCCCTGACTTCGACCCGTCCCTCCCGGGTGAATTTCAGCGCGTTGCCCGCCAGGTTCATGAGACATTGGGTTATCCGCTTGCCGTCGCCCAGGGCCAAAGGAATACCTTGCTCGGCGCCGACAACGAACTCCACTCCCTTTTCCGCGGCGAGCGATTGCAGAGAACTCCCGATGATATCCAGAACCTCCTGGACCGAGTATTCGGCCAAATTCAGTTCCATGCGGCCCGCCTCGATCTTGGAAAGATCGAGTACGTCATTGATCAGGTTGAGCAGGTGCTTGCCGTTCACCTGGATGTCGGTGAGCGGCTCCTTGAGCGCGGGCGGAACGTCGCCATAGATGTCGTCGAGAAGCATTTCCACGAACCCAAGGATAGCGTTCATCGGCGTGCGCAGCTCGTGGCTCATGTTGGCGAGAAATTCGGACTTTGCCCGGCTCGCCTGTTGGAGTTGTTCGTTGAGTTTTTTAAGCTCGCGGGAGGCTTCCTCCTGGCTCTGATACAAAGTTTGCAATTCCCAGCTCATCTGGTTCATGCGGTCGGCCAGGATGCCGAATTCGTCGCGATTGGGCACATTGATCGTGGCGGCGAAA of Candidatus Binatia bacterium contains these proteins:
- a CDS encoding response regulator, which codes for MNGKTILYVEDNEYNLKIVRQLLSRTSYRLIEAVDGEQGVATALREVPDLVLMDIQLPKLSGLDATRRIRTDPKTAHVPIVVITSFALSGDSEKAKEAGASAYLAKPYSPRELLQMIRKLVPEN
- a CDS encoding ATP-binding protein, which encodes MSKEKVTGPDNVLASAQTATGWEERFAYFLLIRTPLGRLVRWVAGIKSSVHAKLLTGFLMVALLMIAMGGLSLQAITRTSRQSQLLDEAHKRVDWSRQIQHALALQMNFTAMALLLRDKATVDRTLRENNRFNNTLALIEKEARPEERELIQRIRAAQDEALTAVADIANLLRDGKVDEAMRLQLGSGYPTYQRIEGLVDQVVAFEEEQMAGIRASLAPATRRTLVLTGVFVGSSILLATLLGFVISWSFILPVREAHGFLTEVAKGNFAATINVPNRDEFGILADRMNQMSWELQTLYQSQEEASRELKKLNEQLQQASRAKSEFLANMSHELRTPMNAILGFVEMLLDDIYGDVPPALKEPLTDIQVNGKHLLNLINDVLDLSKIEAGRMELNLAEYSVQEVLDIIGSSLQSLAAEKGVEFVVGAEQGIPLALGDGKRITQCLMNLAGNALKFTREGRVEVRAEQRGDRLRYRVSDTGIGIPQDQLENVFGEFRQVDAAITREFGGTGLGLSITKKFVEMHEGRIWVESELGKGSTFFFEIPLRLDGGKSS